aattcatataagtatatttgaaccatacgagacagctatggcgttccatagTAAAGGGTTGTAGTATTTGCCATTGTATACTTACAGGGTTCTGAGGTAGACGTTGAAGTTGGATCAGAAGGCGTAAATTCAGAGGTTGTGATACTGATGACAGGAGTTGTTGACGAATAATATGAAGTAGATGATTCTGGTATCCTTAAAGTGGTAAAAATTGTCATTATTTACGTTACAAACTGCAAGAaaggaaaaataatataaataccaTCATACATTGTTTTGCTTCATAATGTTTCACTGTACAACAAGTTTATTATGTTCGTTTTTTAAAAAGAGATTGCATTAATGTCGGGttggaaatatatataaccACATGACTTTTAAGCTGATTTTTGTTAGGTTTCTTCATTGATATGTGAGGATATGTTTCAATTCTAAATAAACCTGCTGAGTTTTATTATATCTCAATTAACATGCCAAGATATGTAAGTCTAATTTTAACCTATAtgcatatatgttttgtttttgttgtcatGATGAAGATAATAAGATCGAAGTACGTTACCGATTGTAGAGCACTCTTCCGCATTGTCGACGTATGTCAGAGCAAGGTCGTCCAAAGCTATCTGACTCTGGGCACCTACGTCAGACTCATAAGCACGGATATATATCTAAGAGTATACAATATACGAGACAAATGTCCTAAATACCTACTACATAAAATAAACACagtagaaataaaatataacctACATCCAATGAAGGGTTATATAGAACATGGCGAGGCTATAAAACGTTAATTTGAATAAAGAGGCTAAGCCTAACACAAAATACCATATACTACAAAATATACTCAGTCACACAGCTTGCggaatatttttgatattacaCTATTGGATTACCATAAAATCTAGATAATGCGAGGCGGCTAATGTTCTTTTAAGATAAACAAAATCCTCACCGAATTATACTCAAAACTGGCGTATGCGGTGCATTTCAAGATAATATTGATTGCTAGATTTCCAAAGCTATTCCCAGGTTCAGTCTTAGTATTTCATTTTGCCTTTTGGCATGAGTCTAGTTTAAAACTATATTTTTGGAGCATGTGTGATTTTGATTCATTTGTTTCTGTATACAAATCATTATCATTTCAATAAAGCTTACATAATTTGTGACGAAAGCATATTTCTTTGTAATAGTTGATATACTTTGTCGATTGAATATTCAGAACTGCATTCAACTGCATTCATTGATAGAATAATACCTGTTTATCGTTACAGCTAGGAATTTGAATCAATCCACATTTCCAGGCGTTCTCACTTTCCTTTTCCTTGAAGAACAATGCTTTGGCGTCATTTATAAGTCCAACCTTCAATTTATTGACGTATTCTCCATACATATGATACCAGAACCGGAAACAAGCTATTGTGCATGTTGACCTCAATGGGAGACTGACTAATTCTGCGTAATCTGTAGTCCCATACTTGTTTAAATAGATGTAGTaatctaaaacaaataatttcatcatTGCTTCAAAACTGTTCGTTCGTTAATGCCAGAATTGTACGaaacttaaatatatttttgacgTTTTTAAGGTCATGGTATATCAATAgacattataatttttttctcaatatctTTATTGTGGCGCCGACTTTACGATTGACCTTGATTCTGACCTTGAAGATCGACTTGGTCATACCCGTGACCTTTTACCACGATCTCGAACATGAATAATGAACCCTAATGAAAGTTagttaatgaaaataaacatttgcaAATTTGGAATTCTCCTTTCAATAAACACGATAAAAAAGTCACATTACatttaagatatgttttattactATTAATGTTATTGTAAAATTGAGCGTACCATCTTGTCCCCCGTCCGTATGTCCAGCTTGAGGACCAGTGCCATCGGGAGTGGTCTCCCCTGAGTTCCGTATGAATGCTACTGAAGTGTTTGTATTGACCCATTCACAAAATTCATGACTAAAGTCACATGCAAATCTGTTGTCAAACTCGTAGGTAAAACAACTACCGACTGCAATATAATAGAATGCTTTAGTGATACTGATATTATTGTGATAGAAAACTGAATATTccgatatttttgttttaaacctatgttataataaatacataaatgtattttagcGGAGATCATAGGCCTAGAAGCTATCTTGGCGACCACTTCGGTATCAAGACCATGCGTAATAAGAAAATTTTCTCTTTGTCACAAATAGTCAATTTGAACACATTTTGCaatgtatataaagaccacatggCTATTAAGTCCATTGTTGCTTGAGTGGGTTTTGTAGACACGTTTGAACTGAAGTTTGATTACGTACACAGTAATCATATCTATAAACTTTTCTATACGAAATTGAATTTATTATTAGTTTTGTTAATCtagtttaattttcttttgatatttcTCTCCGTATACAACAAAATCATAATCGATAGattgaataatttgaatacTTCCTAACTTATAAAAAAAACGTTTGGTTTGTAATTTAGCAATGAATGTAGAAATTGATGTTTCACACTATAGAAACGCATTCTGTAACGTTAAGATTTTCtgcaatttcaaaataatatggTATTGCAACACCCATCTGAATGCCGATAGTCCGGATCTTTGGGGTAGGAAAGTGTTTGGATTATCCATAGTTTACTCATATAACCAAATGAGCAGCGAAGTAGTACAAATGCtataaatttaaacatatatctGAAGTATATGTTGTAAATCAAACACTTGAAGTATGTTGTGCATTTTTCCGTTGTCAGTGACATAATTCTACAATTTCTTTACGATCAATTTCGCTTTGAACAGAAAGTATTAGTTCTACGGGATGAAATAATTGAACTGAATTATATTGTTAACAGTCAGGTAAAATCTGTGTTGTGTCACCGATCGGTGTGATCGGGGTTATCAGTAGCGACAAGGTATTTTTATGTACATTGGTTTTATCTTTACCCAGATAATACCACTAGTCCTTCTTTATCATTGCGGAAGCTTATtaagtataaaatatatatgtcaatGTTATAGTTACACAGTTACTTACACTTACACTCCAGTAACAAAATTTCGTGAACTTAAAGCacgtaatttatatataaaatttgctAATTGTTTCAGGCTAAAACAACCAGCATCAAACTCAAACTGCTTAAGGCACTGGCCCCAATTTTTTGAAACAATCTTAAGTCAAAACTGGACTCCAAAAATTTTCATATACGTTTTCAAAACTTCTATTTGCATCGTCATATTTTGGGAacatatacacaatattggTACTTACCAAAGAATATTTTCATCAGAGTAATGCAAATGTAAACATCTTCCATGGTTAAATCGGCGGTTATTACACTATCCTGTCGACCGTTGAGCAAGGCTAGTCCCATATATTTACACGAGCATACCCTGTCTATATCACAATTCACTACCTCACTCTATACACAACGATAGCATATTGATCCGTCACGTAACGACCCACCACGATTTTAAGTCCAAATAAAATATTCGCGCGGTTATAAaatctgtttgtaaataatatatagtGAAACGctacattacattatattttaaagGTATGCACATGGTATATCTTAAggaatttattttccaaaatatgCTAATTGTTAACATACATTGTTTAGCGGTTTTCTATTTTAGTTctttaaaatattgcgtttaaatattatttcctcattgtttttttctgttaacTATCAATTTACTGATTCATCATTGTACATAAGTTCAAAACGATCCTGTGCTAAAATTTGGTTGCGTTGAAGTATGTGTT
This portion of the Argopecten irradians isolate NY chromosome 6, Ai_NY, whole genome shotgun sequence genome encodes:
- the LOC138325540 gene encoding enteropeptidase-like, which produces MGLALLNGRQDSVITADLTMEDVYICITLMKIFFVGSCFTYEFDNRFACDFSHEFCEWVNTNTSVAFIRNSGETTPDGTGPQAGHTDGGQDDYYIYLNKYGTTDYAELVSLPLRSTCTIACFRFWYHMYGEYVNKLKVGLINDAKALFFKEKESENAWKCGLIQIPSCNDKQIYIRAYESDVGAQSQIALDDLALTYVDNAEECSTIVCNVNNDNFYHFKDTRIIYFILFVNNSCHQYHNL